A stretch of the Lolium perenne isolate Kyuss_39 chromosome 3, Kyuss_2.0, whole genome shotgun sequence genome encodes the following:
- the LOC127340896 gene encoding E3 ubiquitin-protein ligase SINA-like 10, with protein sequence MEMGSDHSAKKPRLEQLPSGPLNQEIVVHEPAGGGVAAVAAEHVPTKRAEVGMKIDVTVLQCPLCLRPLKPPVFQCKGGHLACAGCLDGACVKCGAAFDVPNTAMDAVVAVARVQCPHDGCETYVPYHEVQEHESVCPHAPCHCTEPGCGFAGATPELVAHLAAAHAMPVLKVPRFKATRIQVTVPEPVRRLLVCAEDEGGAFLLTLGALGDATLVSAVCVRPAGCEWPRYKVKMWSSNGPAPVALAADRRMDIVLADFEATSSATPGAITFDKLTSYLIVPPGYLVGDGPSKELPLQIRIEKTTS encoded by the exons ATGGAGATGGGCAGCGACCACAGCGCCAAGAAGCCGAGGCTGGAGCAGCTGCCTAGCGGCCCCTTGAATCAGGAGATTGTAGTTCACGAACCGGCCGGCGGAGGCGTTGCGGCCGTGGCTGCGGAGCACGTCCCGACGAAGAGGGCTGAGGTCGGCATGAAGATAGATGTTACCGTGCTCCAGTGCCCACTCTGCCTCCGCCCCTTGAAGCCTCCCGTGTTCCAG TGTAAGGGCGGGCACCTGGCCTGCGCCGGCTGCCTCGACGGGGCGTGCGTGAAGTGCGGCGCGGCATTCGACGTCCCCAACACGGCCATGGACGCCGTGGTCGCCGTGGCGAGGGTGCAGTGTCCCCACGACGGCTGCGAAACATATGTTCCTTACCACGAGGTGCAGGAACACGAGAGCGTGTGCCCGCACGCGCCATGCCACTGCACGGAGCCCGGCTGTGGATTCGCCGGCGCGACGCCGGAGCTCGTCGCCCACCTGGCTGCCGCCCACGCCATGCCGGTGCTCAAGGTCCCGCGCTTCAAGGCCACCCGGATCCAGGTCACTGTGCCAGAGCCGGTGCGCCGTCTGCTCGTCTGCGCCGAGGATGAAGGCGGCGCGTTTCTCCTGACCTTGGGCGCGCTTGGCGACGCCACCCTCGTGTCGGCGGTGTGCGTCCGGCCGGCCGGGTGCGAGTGGCCGCGATACAAGGTAAAGATGTGGTCGTCGAACGGGCCAGCACCGGTGGCGCTCGCGGCGGACCGCAGGATGGACATCGTGCTAGCAGACTTTGAGGCGACGAGCAGCGCGACGCCAGGGGCCATCACGTTCGACAAGCTGACGTCGTACCTCATCGTACCTCCGGGATACTTGGTCGGAGATGGGCCGTCCAAGGAGCTGCCCCTCCAAATTCGCATCGAGAAGACCACCTCTTGA
- the LOC127338084 gene encoding putative E3 ubiquitin-protein ligase SINA-like 6, whose amino-acid sequence MQAGASEERNRGSRSAMEKGRDQSAKKPRLDLKALPSVPVKQEIVVRQAAGPIVAVEHVAVMKIDLQIDVPVLHCPICFGKLKPPVFQCMRGHAACHGCLAGGCGVCDGAAFDVPNTAMDGVVSSVRAICDYDGCGRFITYHEADDHKDACPHAPCSCTEPGCTFKAPPRALVEHLVAAHAMREHKLCYSKTSEIKVPVPEPARSLLTGAGDEDDVFLLTVGALGEATFVSAVCIRAAACPWPRYTVRMWVNGPLPAEANRRTDTVLADIEATSSTKPGAVVLEDLTSYLMVPPRYLVGAGPAKVLLLNVRVGKTTL is encoded by the exons ATGCAGGCCGGCGCGTCGGAGGAGAGGAACAGGGGCTCGAGGTCGGCGATGGAGAAAGGCAGGGACCAGAGCGCCAAGAAGCCGAGGCTGGACTTGAAGGCGCTTCCTAGTGTCCCTGTGAAGCAGGAGATCGTCGTGCGCCAAGCGGCCGGCCCTATCGTGGCTGTGGAACACGTCGCGGTGATGAAGATCGATCTACAGATAGACGTCCCTGTGCTTCACTGTCCAATCTGCTTCGGCAAGCTCAAGCCGCCGGTGTTCCAG TGCATGCGCGGGCACGCGGCCTGCCACGGCTGCCTCGCGGGGGGTTGTGGGGTGTGCGACGGCGCCGCCTTCGACGTCCCCAACACGGCCATGGACGGCGTGGTCTCGTCGGTGAGGGCCATCTGCGACTACGACGGCTGTGGGCGCTTCATCACCTACCACGAGGCGGACGACCACAAGGACGCGTGCCCGCACGCCCCCTGCTCGTGCACGGAGCCTGGCTGCACCTTCAAGGCCCCGCCGCGGGCGCTCGTCGAGCACCTCGTCGCCGCACACGCCATGCGGGAGCATAAGCTTTGCTACAGCAAGACCAGCGAGATCAAGGTGCCGGTGCCGGAGCCCGCACGCAGCCTGCTAACCGGCGCCGGGGACGAAGACGACGTGTTTCTCCTGACCGTGGGCGCGCTTGGCGAGGCCACCTTCGTGTCCGCGGTCTGCATCCGTGCGGCGGCGTGCCCTTGGCCTCGTTACACCGTCAGGATGTGGGTGAACGGGCCGTTGCCGGCGGAGGCGAACCGCAGGACGGACACCGTACTGGCAGACATCGAGGCGACGAGCAGCACCAAGCCGGGAGCCGTCGTTTTGGAAGATCTAACATCCTACTTGATGGTGCCACCGCGATACCTCGTCGGGGCTGGGCCGGCCAAGGTGTTGTTGCTGAATGTTCGCGTCGGCAAGACCACTCTCTGA